A window of Xylanibacillus composti genomic DNA:
CGTCGTCTTCATGAGGTAGCAGACCTCATCCATCAAGCTCTGCTGGATGGGCGGGTTGTGGCCCGACACCATCACCACCAGCTTGAAGCCGCGCTGCAAATAATTACTGCAGGCGTTAAGAATATACTGCTTCAACAGTTCGGTTGGGATTTGGTAGTACGATCCGGGAAGCGGATAGCCTGCGGCCGCATCCATCCCGTGGCCCAGGCCATAGCCGCGATCCCAGTAGGCGTCTGCTGCGAAATGAATGGCCGGCATAACCACGCCGCCTGCTTGCTTGGCTGCTTCTTCGCAGAGATGCTCAGCTTTGATCGAATCGACACCGATCGGGTTATGCCGCCCATGCCACTCCAGCGTCCCCAGCGGCTGGAACGCTACGGGGAACCGTTCCTGGATCGCCAGGATTTCGCCGGGGCGAAGGTACAGCGCCCTCACCTCGTCAGGAATCGGCTCTGTCGGAATTTCCTGTCGGATGCGATCTGGTTCGTACATTTTTTTCATAGGCTTTTGCTCACCTCCTCCCAGGAGGGATGCAATCCACTCAAGTTGTGAGATACAAGCATATTTTACCATAAAGTCGTCCATTGGGACGGCTTTTTCTTATGCCGATCCCACGTCGCATTTCCGTCACAGTTTCATCCGATTTTCGTCACAGTTTTAACCGATCCGTAACAATTGGCTGCGCATGACCGTGGTATGATCAAAATCACAACGAGGACTCGATCACATTTGCGCGCCATGCGCAGTGATCCCTGTCACGCAAACAAAAAAATTTTTTGAACGAATTGTGAAATTTTTCTCAAACCTAGTTGAACAAATCTTTATTGCGCACAACGTTTCCCTGGGAACCCAACTTGCCGCGAGAAAAAGGAGATGAACTGGCCATGAAGCGATACCCCCCACAAAAACGGTGGATGCTGACACTCGCATTCCTTCCCGTCTTGATTCTGAGCGGCTGCGAGACCAATATGGTTGTCTTCCGGCCGCAGGGGCCTGTGGCGCGCAGCATTATGGAACTGATCAACTGGTCGCTCTGGTGGATGCTGCTTGTTGTTGTCGTTGTTTTTGCACTGTTCGCCTATATTGTCTGGAAATACCGGGAGCGCCCGGGTACGGAGGATATCGATCCGCCTGAGGAGCACGGCAGCACCAAGCTGGAAATTATCTGGACGGCGATCCCGATCCTGATCGTTATCGCTTTGACCGTACCTACCGTGAAGACGCTCTATGCCTTAGAGGAGATTCCCAAGGGCTACGAACATAAGGACACGGTCGTGATTCATGTGACATCCGCGGACTGGAAGTGGATCTTCAGTTACCCCGAG
This region includes:
- a CDS encoding creatininase family protein, translated to MKKMYEPDRIRQEIPTEPIPDEVRALYLRPGEILAIQERFPVAFQPLGTLEWHGRHNPIGVDSIKAEHLCEEAAKQAGGVVMPAIHFAADAYWDRGYGLGHGMDAAAGYPLPGSYYQIPTELLKQYILNACSNYLQRGFKLVVMVSGHNPPIQQSLMDEVCYLMKTTNGEEPVCFAMDYTLIEEGNPRRNSDHAAGVETSMMLHLQPDRVNMQANDGHERPDLGQLGSFPFHEATAEEGRIRFELQVDGLVKFARERLQRLTK